aaattttatttttaattttaataaatatatttttattttcttctttttcttattaaaaagaCTCTATATCACcttaataataactaaatttaaaattcaaatattatttaatataattttatattttaataattattaaaatatgatttatgttataataataattatattaaaaataaaaaataaaataattgaaaataaaaataataacaaaaaagtaaattatattaaataaaatatttaatatattcaaatatattaaattatattaaaatattatatttaaattaaataataattaaaatttaaataataaacaaaattttaaaacagttatttatcaaataacaaataaaattatattaaatcaaatatttaaatatactaaattatattaaaatattaaattaaattaaataattattaaaatttatatataaaataaaattttaaaaatcattcttTATCGGATATGGATATCCGATTTATAACTTATCGGACcgattaacaaatttttcaaaatttctgtttttttaaaatttaaatatattaaatatgattttaagtattatttttattttatttttattcttattttagttattatttttcaattttcttaataaaactattttaaaaatataaattatattttattaattattaaaatatataaatataataaatacatattataatttttatttaagtttaatatttattaaattttaaataaaaagcaataacatattttatagattttaatatataaataaactttttaaaatttttatttttatttaaaatttaataattatttaatttattttaatattttattataatttaatatatttgaatatattaaatcaaaattatttttattattatttattattattattattattaatattttatttttatgtttttaatataactattattataatataaattatattttaataatttttaaaatacaaaattatttaaaataatatttaaattttaaattaaattattattaaggtaatgaagattgtttttaataaaaaagaaaagaaatggaaaaatatttattaaagttagaaataaagttttaaaaaagttgGAGGTGCAGAATGATGATGAGATGTCAGAAGGTTAAAAGTGgaatttttggaggtgcaggatgagatCTTGGaagtgtaggatgaaacactcagAGTTTGATTAGCTGATGTGAAGACTTGCTTATCCCATCTTGAAACATTGACGTCCAATAACGAGGTTTTCAAACGAATTATCGGTCCCTTGAGTCATCATCGAGAATAAGAGTCAATCCTCTTAAATCTCAACTAGGGGACTTATGTTCCTACTATGTTCAATAGTCTCACATTACTTAGGAGTTAAGACCTAAACTTGTTTAAATAATTCTTCCTCCTTCTACTCTTTGAGACaccttttaagaaaaaaaaaacagtgacaAAACTTTATTCCCCAAAACGAACAATACCTTGGAAATACAATAATTGACTTTAACTTAATGTTATCATTCAACGAATTTAGGATCAAAACACGAAGAAATAtacataaactttaaaaattcaatGGAAAAACTTCTCTTTATGCTAAATTTATGGAGACCATTTATGTTTGTTGACAAATAAGttaatttgacttttatttataagaaattgtATAAATGGTTTAATGTTTTATCTGAATGTAttcatttagatttttttttataacttgttTGTGTTTCATCAAATATAAACTTTGTATgtgtttgatatatgttttgtatttttttattttattgtttttcaatacattttcatataataataaattattaatgatatttgaagatatatattaaattttccgtgaaaattaacataatttttttaaaaaagaaaaaaaatactagaaTAATTACTATGATGTCACAAAAGAATAATAGAATAAATCGAACCTTTTACTTACCAAAACTTACATCAGTAGGGTTGGGCATgattaactaaattatactaaactatggattatctatactattttgcactataaaaactaaactactttttataaaaactgaattatacttATTTGTAGTTCAGTTCAAATAATCTGAACTTCTTTTATTAACAGTTTAGTTAACTACTTCAAACTATgtactttattttacttttgcttgtttaattgttttgctctttttctatttccaacaacacaaacataagAAATAAAGGCATGAGTATATATCACTGTCTTCTTTATCTCTAAGCTATGTTTCTTTAAAAGGGAAGTTTCAAAGTTGAGAGTCTAGACATAGTGTCCACCGCACTGTCTTCATGCTTGAGCCTGACCCCATTGCGTTAAATTCAATGTTGTTATCTCCGACACCCAAAAAATTCAATGTTCTTAGTATTTCTcccaaaaaatttaattaaaaaaattctaccTATAATAACCAATACTTTTCACTCGATTGTTTTAATTGTTACAGTAATCTTGGTTCTATTagtattatcttttttttattaagttgtaAGTTAAAAAAGcagtagttttctttttctttttcagttgtcattttttaaaaataatctgGTTTCAGATATGCTAAATATCTCATTagtctcttcttcttttttttcttttttttctcttcatgatgaaaacatattttcaaaggAAATCTAACCATCATAAGTTATAATTTTAGACGAATGATTAATTACACTGCTATTTAATGACTGGATACCTATCTGTATATATTAGGTTCAATGGAAATTCAAAAATCGATAATAATGATTTCAAGAagaatatttatgtatattaaaaCGTGAACAAAATTCagtaaatatgaataatttgaaatataatattaaatattatcgtatataatataaaatatattcttaagtTCTGGAGGATTGTGTAATtttggaatatatttttaaattatacaattcataaattcttttttattcatggaaatattaatttgttttacatttatgaaaatttaaaaagaaattatgagagactaaaacaaaaaacttctttgatttttgtagtgtttttctttttttatctttgggCCTCCTCTTTAATACAAAAACTGAAGTATATATATGGATccaatttacatatttaaagaTGGCCCATTGACGGTgtattatataaaacataaatattctaataatgtttaatcattttttttataaaaaaattagttatcgGGAAATTAATTGGTAAGATATGCATACAATACAtcataataatgaaaaaaaaacttcaaaactaTTACATGACAATGTGATAAACCATGAGTCATGTGAGTATGTTGAAACCAcgttttattctttaaataatattctGATAACACGTTTTTAATAGATTCGCAGAAACAAAAATTGTCTTCTTAATTCAAACCAATTTCGGTCAACAAATTTCACAACAGCAAAAAGCAGCAAAAATGAGTTTGACCCATTATCAACAAACATCTTCTTATGCTTATTTAAGTAGGTTATAGTGTTTAGGTCTAAACAACTTTTTTCATAACTTAgcaataaaaattgaattatttttttcctttaaaacgATGGACCATATGCTATTTGTAAGAGAAttgatatatttatacataatcattttcaataatttattgcTTTTTATATTACACTATCtgtaacaataataaaatatcgtCATTCTTTTTTATCCTTAATCAACCTATTATcctattttaaattcataaataaatcagttaaattattttaaaaaaataaaatatataattcagtATAatgttaaagaaataaaaatattattgaattatgttaccatattaatttttttttaagttttaagaattaaaatgtatcaaaattttaataaatatataccaTTAAACTTAAGTTAGTCATACGAAGAATTGATATATTACGTGCTACATGATTTTTCAAATAATCAGAGTTTTGAACTATAAAGTGCATCactggtatatatatatatatatatatatatatatatatatatatatatatatatatatatatatatatatatatttatatatatatagcagtAAAATTTTTTAACTGATATAAAATGTACAGATTGTAGTAATATTGTTGGTGTGGTAAGGAATAATGTGTTtgtccttttatcttttttgcaCTCTTAACATTTGAAAACCTGTTGGTATATATACACTCTAATGTGGAATCATATTAAATTTGTAGTTTTAAGTAGTAATAACCACCAATAAAAGATTACCAAGGTCCAAACAAACTggcatgaattaaattttaaagaatcgTATCTGTGATATGCGAGGGACCATTTTACCCGTTATCATTTCTTTCTGATAACAATTCAATCTCACGTGATAGCAGGAAGAATATTTAGCAATATGAGACAAGAACATgtttagaaataattattaaattaggATGAATGATTGTCATCAGCTTAAAATTGTATCGAATTCAGAGAAgcattaaacaaataataacttTCTGATTTATAGCCTAACATAGGTTTCAGATATTGGCAACAGATAGTTACGCACAGAATggtaatatatttgtttttttggCAGCTCCTGGAAACATTGGTCACCTTTATTGTCTACAAGGCCATTGATCTTTGTGCAACGAGACAATTAGCAGTAATGATGGTACAGAAACGAGGTTTCTGGCTTCCTTTTTGAACTTCAAGTTCAATTCCTTTTTGAACTTGAATCATGCACTTCTGGCATTGACAGAGACCTGCAGGGGAATAAACTCACTGGTCAAATTCCGGATGAAATTGGGAATTGTACTGCACTTATTCATCTGTATGAACCATGTTATGGTCTTGTTTCTGTTTTTTCACATTCTCGAAATTTCCATGATGCAAATGCTGATCACATTTCTTTCCTTCATTTTAATTGGAAGGGATTTGTCTCATAATCTGCTATATGGTGATATACCTTTCTCCATATCAAAACTGAAGCAGCTTGTGTTTCTGTAAGattgaaattagaatttgtatTCAATGTTTTACATTAGCTTTCATTCTACTACAAGTCCTGAGTTGAGCTCTTGAATGCAGGAATTTAAAGAGTAATCAGTTGACTGGTCCTATCCCTTCAACTTTAACTCAAATTCCTAACTTGAAGACTCTGTAAGTTCCCACTCTGTCATCTTTGCCGTATAGAAATCAAATGTATGACCCAACGTGAGTCTTGTGATAGTTAACATGTCGCTATGTTACGATGCTATAACTGCATGACTGGAGCTTTTCACAATGTTATAACAATTGTATGGTTATGTTTTCAGCGATCTTACACGAAATAGACTCACTGGTGAGATTCCAAGGCTATTCTATTGGAATGAAGTCCTGCAGTACCTGTGAGTTCTTCTTTAgtctttctttatattttcagCTATTGCATGTTTCTTGTTACATCTTATACTATtcattgtattttataaataatggtCGAAAGCTTACATGGTTTTTACTGTTCGTATATAAAACCATGAGATAGTGGGTTGCGAGAAAACATGTTGAATGGAACTCTGTCGCCTGATATCTGTCAATTAACTGGTTTGTGGTATTTGTGAGTATTCCAACACtttctacttttcttttttctggcCTTCTAAACGTCCTTTTAATCTTTGGTTTATTAACTGTTATTTTTTTGCTGTTTTACCTGACTTCTCAGTGATGTGAGAGGCAATAATTTGACTGGCACCATACCTGACAGCATTGGAAACTGCACAAATTTTGACGTCCTGTATGTTACTTCTATGGTGCTTTTAGTTGCTGCATTATAGTTGGTGTTTGTCCAAATTGTGACTTAACCTCTTTGAATCAATTTCAGGAATCTGTCATATAACCAGATTTCTGGGGAGATTCCCTATAATATCGGATTTCTTCGACTATCTACTTTGTAAGTATACGGCAGTGAACTTGTTACTATTGTTTTGTTGGGATATCAGATTATGTTCTCAATATCTTCTATCACCTGCTTGTAGATTTATTTTTGTCATCTTGTATCCTTGAATTGTATATAATGCATGAATCGTTTTGACTTGTCTTCCCAGGTCACTTCGAGGAAATAGACTAACTGGTAAGATTCCGGAAGTCATTGGTTTAATGCAAGCCCTTGGCAATTTGTAAGTATACTAATACTCAACATATTGTTAGAAGTTTGTCttagaagtcccacatctaAAGTGGGCAAAGACTTCCCTCCCTCATTtgcatataaatagaggtgtaagGGAAGGTGTAAGATGCACCAAAAATTACTTGTATCCTCCTTGCTCTAAAGAGAGGGTGTTGTAATCTCTTCTatctagtaaatatttttcttgacctTGCCCTTGGtcttgtgttagttataaattttctcatctttaattttagttgtgtgtgcttgtgttgtatgactgatacccaacagtggtatcagagctttcgGTTTGTATTCCGCTGCTATTGTCATTAGAATAGTATTGGTAAAATTCTGAGTATGCTCTGTGGTTGCGGTTTAATCCGATCTTCCGCATCAGAAAAGAGTTATTACTGGAAACGTTTGGTAGTGTGAAAGTGCGGTCTGAGAAAgttctggctaggaaagacttggtacttaagagtGTCCATTTGTGacccacctctctttcctgggaacTTCTTGGTGCTTTACTTCACAGTCTACCTGTACTGTACCAGTAGACAATACTATTCATAGTGAGAAGTGCATAAGCCGGTTCAAGAGTGAAACCATGACAGCAAAATTTGAGATAGAAAAGTTCAACGGAAATAATTTTTCCTTGTGGAAACTGAAGATAAGGGCAATTTTGAGAAAAGACAACTGTCTGGATGCAATTGAAGACAGACGTGCAGAAATTTCTGATGAAAAATGGAAAGAGATGGATGACAACGCGGTTGCCAATTTGCACCTAGCAATGGCAGATTCAGTTCTGTCTAGTATAGCAGAGAAGAAGACTGCAAAGGAGATTTGGGATACTCTCATTAAACTGTACGAGGTCAAGTCACTTCACACTagaattttcttaaaaagaaaactctaTACTCTTCGAATGAGTGAGTTCACGCCAGTGACGGAACACATCAACAATCTGAATACATTATTTGCTCAGCTCACCGCGTCAGATTTCAACATAGTAGAAAATGAACGTGCAGAGCTACTACTTCAGAGTTTACCAGATTCATATGATCAACTCATCATCAACATTACAAATAACAACATTGTTGGTCGTTTATCCTTTGAAGATGTTGCTGGAGctattcttgaagaagaatccaGGCGAAAGAATAAGGAAGACAGGACAGAAAGTTCGAAGCAAGTAGAAGCTTTAACGATGATGAGAGGAAGATCAACGGAACGTGGCTCCAGTGGGAGTCAAAATCATGGTAGATCAAAGTCTCGAGGAAGAAAGAATTTTAAATGCTACAATTGTGGCATGAGGGGGCATCTGAAAAAAGATTGTTGGCACAAGAAGAGTGGAGGAAAGAACTTCGAAGCATCAAGCTCTCAAGGCTGTGTTGCAAAAACTTCTGAAGATGGAGAAATCCTGTATAGTGAAGCAGAAGGTAGTTCTAAAGGCAGAAGACAACTTTCTGATGCCTGGATAGTAGACTCAGGCGCGACATGGCATATGACTTCACACCGAGATTGGTTTCACACTTATGAACCTGTCTCAGGAGGATCTGTGTTCATGGGGAATGATCATGCCTTAGAAATTGGAGGGATTGGTACCGTCAAAATCAAAATGTATGATGGTACAATACGCACTCTTCAAGGAGTTCGACATGTGAAGGGATTGAAGAAGAACCTCTTGTCTGTTGGACAATTGGATGACCTTGGGTGCAAAATTCACATTGAAGGCGGAATCCTAAAAATGGTGAAAGGTAACCTCATTGTGATGAAAGCAGAGAAGATCGCAGTAAATCTATACATGTTGTTGGGAGATACGTTGCAAGATCGCAGTACCTCCAGAACTTGGCAATTTGTCAAGACTAAACTACCTGTGAGTTGATCTCCAATTTATTGTCTTCATTATGTCCTGCTTTTTTCATGAAGTTAAAAGAAGATTTGTTTTTACAGGCAATTGAATGACAATAAACTAGTTGGCCAAATTCCGGATGAACTTGTGAAGCTCGAACACTTGTTTCAATTGTGAGTTTAGATCTTTCTGTCTTGTTAACATTGCATTTCTCAATTTGGTGTGGTGAGTTAATTTTTATCAGTTAATGTCATCCAGGAATCTTGCCAATAATCATCTTGAAGGATCTATTCCACTTAACATTAGCTCCTGTACGGCCTTGAATAATTTGTAAGAATTCTAAGCTCTAATTTCAAATTTGGTGGAATGCTTTTGaacattctttattttttcattaccTTAGCTTGGAATATTTTCTAATCATTTGTTTACTTTTGCAGTAATGTGTATGGAAATCATTTAAGTGGTTCCATTCCTTTGAGCTTTAGCAGCCTCCAGAGCTTGACTTACTTGTATGTTTCATCTTACTGTGTTTATacttctttcattcttttttagtGGATTATTTCTCAATTTATTAATATGATGAGAAAGTTTTGTTGGATTGCCAGAAACCTTTCTGCAAACAATTTCAAAGGGAGTATACCTGTTGAATTAGGCCACATAATAAATCTCGATACGTTGTAAGTTCCAGGAAACTATATATAACCTAACAAAATTGCTATATATGctgattcttgtttttttttagagatCTATCTAGCAATAATTTTTCAGGACATGTTCCAGGGTCTGTTGGTTATCTTGAGCATCTTCTAACTTTGTATGAGAAATGCTGCTAAACAATTTGATCTACCTTATACTTTGTGTTTCACTTGTTAATGTAGCAGTGATATTTCCACTTTGTATTTAGGAACTTAAGCCATAATAGTCTTCAGGGTCCCTTGCCTGCTGAATTTGGGAACCTTAAAAGCATACAAATTATGTGAGTTTTGTTATACTTTGTAAAGGTTAAAATTCATTTGAGTCccattatattatttgttgCTATGGTTTTATAAGTTGTTTTTTCATCCAGCGATATCTCATTCAACCATCTGTTGGGTAGTATACCTCCAGAAATTGGTCAGCTGCAGAATCTTGTATCTCTGTATGTTAAGCAATGATGTATTTCCTAGTTGATTTTTTTGAAACTACCCATATTCTAAATAACGTACTATTCGTTTCACTGTAATTCTAATAGGATTTTAAACAACAATGATTTGCGTGGGAAGATTCCAGACCAGCTTACAAATTGCTTAAGTCTTAACTTCCTGTGTGTATTCCTAGCAGCTAGCCAATGCCTCCTTTCTGATTATTTTCTTCAGATTTGTGTCTGAGTGGTTGGTCtaaatgctttattttatttcttaggAATGTCTCATATAATAACTTATCCGGGGTCATTCCTCTAATGAAGAACTTCTCCCAGTTTTCAGCTGACAGGTATTGAGGGAAACTATAGGATTTTCTTGGTTTCTTAATTCATTTATCAATGACTTGTAATGTGATATGTTGCAGCTTCATTGGAAATCCATTGTTATGCGGAAATCGGTTAGGATCCACATGTGATCCTTACATACCAAAATCCAGAGGTGTGTGACATCCATCTGAGATGACTTGATAGTTACAATTATACGTATGatgattatatttatacataGGATTGGTTTGTGAGGGGTAAAATTTATCTGACTACAATGTTAATAATGGACCTTATTGTGTACTTCTTTGTTCAGTGGTTTTCTCAAGGGCTGCAGTTCTTTGTCTAGTTGGTACCATCATATTATTGGTGCTGGTAACTGTTGCTCTCTACATATCAAGCCAATTCATGAAATTGATTAAAGGATCAAGGGGAACTGAACAAGGTATGTTCATGATACTCTTTAGTATTGTTATGTGAGATTCtcatttgtttttctctttttcttccttctcttcagGGCCATCCATACTTGTAATTCTTCATATGAGCTTGGCCAGCCACACCATTGATGATATCATGAGAGTTACTGAGAATCTCAGTGAGAAGTATATTGTAGGATATGGTGCCTCAGGTACCGTGTACAAGTGTGTTTTGCAGAATTCCCGGCCAATTGCAATTAAACGATTATACAACCAGCATCAACACAACTCAAGGGAGTTTGAGACAGAACTTGAAACTATTGGCAGCATCAGACACAGGAATCTTGTCACTCTGTATGGTTATGCTCTAACTCCTAATGGAAATCTTCTCTTCTATGACTATATGGAGAATGGCTCTCTATGGGATCTTCTACATGGTATATTTACTTACAATTGAACCTTATTTTTAAGGTAAATGTGTATGAAGGTAGCTTAAAATTGTTCTTATGGCCTAACTTTCTTTTCTAACAGGTCCCTTGGAAACGGTAGAACTTGATTGGAAAGCACGCTTGAAGATTGCTGTGGGAGCTTCTGAAGGACTTGCTTACCTCCATCATGACTGCAATCCAAAAATAATTCATAGGGATATTAAGTCCTCCAATATCCTGATAGACGAGAATTTTGAAGCTCGTCTCTCTGATTTTGGCATTGCCAAATGTATGTCAAATTCAAGAACACAATTAACATCTGTGGTTGGAACAATAGGATATATAGACCCTGAGTATGCCAGAAGTTGTAGGTTGAATGAAAAATCTGACGTGTATAGCTTTGGTATTATTCTACTTGAGCTACTGACAGGAAAGAAAGCAGTGGATAATGATTCCAACTTACATCACTTGGTAAGTGCtttctgcattttttttctaatgattCTGTCTTAACAAACACATTTGTGTATGCAAAAGAACTCATACATGGCTTGCAGATATTATCTAAGGCAGATAACAATACTATAATGGAGACTGTGGATCCTGAGGTGTCTATTACCTGCATGGATCTGACCCATGTTAAGAAGACCTTTCAGCTTGCACTTCTTTGCACAAAAGGAAACCCTTCTGAGAGGCCAACTATGCGTGAGGTTGCCAGGGTTTTGGCATCACTACTCCCAGCATCTCCCAGCAACATCTTTGCTCCTCCTTCAATGCACAGTATATAAAGagatataacattttattatacatattttgaatattttatttaatcttatcattataattttgaattattatgaCGATCTAATTTTTATCTATAATGTTACATTTTTCATGTTTTACTTTCTTAATAGTTATAATTCCAAATCATTTagttttttcatgtttttctatttacatttttttcatcgAATTGATCATTC
The Vigna angularis cultivar LongXiaoDou No.4 chromosome 5, ASM1680809v1, whole genome shotgun sequence genome window above contains:
- the LOC128196649 gene encoding LRR receptor-like serine/threonine-protein kinase ERL1, which encodes WYRNEVSGFLFELQVQFLFELESCTSGIDRDLQGNKLTGQIPDEIGNCTALIHLDLSHNLLYGDIPFSISKLKQLVFLNLKSNQLTGPIPSTLTQIPNLKTLDLTRNRLTGEIPRLFYWNEVLQYLGLRENMLNGTLSPDICQLTGLWYFDVRGNNLTGTIPDSIGNCTNFDVLNLSYNQISGEIPYNIGFLRLSTLSLRGNRLTGKIPEVIGLMQALGNLKELLLETFGSVKVRSEKVLARKDLSTCTVPVDNTIHSEKCISRFKSETMTAKFEIEKFNGNNFSLWKLKIRAILRKDNCLDAIEDRRAEISDEKWKEMDDNAVANLHLAMADSVLSSIAEKKTAKEIWDTLIKLYEVKSLHTRIFLKRKLYTLRMSEFTPVTEHINNLNTLFAQLTASDFNIVENERAELLLQSLPDSYDQLIINITNNNIVGRLSFEDVAGAILEEESRRKNKEDRTESSKQVEALTMMRGRSTERGSSGSQNHGRSKSRGRKNFKCYNCGMRGHLKKDCWHKKSGGKNFEASSSQGCVAKTSEDGEILYSEAEGSSKGRRQLSDAWIVDSGATWHMTSHRDWFHTYEPVSGGSVFMGNDHALEIGGIGTVKIKMYDGTIRTLQGVRHVKGLKKNLLSVGQLDDLGYTCCWEIRCKIAVPPELGNLSRLNYLQLNDNKLVGQIPDELVKLEHLFQLNLANNHLEGSIPLNISSCTALNNFNVYGNHLSGSIPLSFSSLQSLTYLNLSANNFKGSIPVELGHIINLDTLDLSSNNFSGHVPGSVGYLEHLLTLNLSHNSLQGPLPAEFGNLKSIQIIDISFNHLLGSIPPEIGQLQNLVSLILNNNDLRGKIPDQLTNCLSLNFLNVSYNNLSGVIPLMKNFSQFSADSFIGNPLLCGNRLGSTCDPYIPKSRVVFSRAAVLCLVGTIILLVLVTVALYISSQFMKLIKGSRGTEQGPSILVILHMSLASHTIDDIMRVTENLSEKYIVGYGASGTVYKCVLQNSRPIAIKRLYNQHQHNSREFETELETIGSIRHRNLVTLYGYALTPNGNLLFYDYMENGSLWDLLHGPLETVELDWKARLKIAVGASEGLAYLHHDCNPKIIHRDIKSSNILIDENFEARLSDFGIAKCMSNSRTQLTSVVGTIGYIDPEYARSCRLNEKSDVYSFGIILLELLTGKKAVDNDSNLHHLILSKADNNTIMETVDPEVSITCMDLTHVKKTFQLALLCTKGNPSERPTMREVARVLASLLPASPSNIFAPPSMHSI